The Rhodanobacteraceae bacterium genomic sequence CCGCGCCGACCTTGTCCGCGCCCAGCGCGTCCACCGCGATCGCCAGCGTCAGCGCCGAATCGATGCCGCCGGACAAGCCCAGCAGCACGCCATCGAAACCGTTCTTGCGAACATAGTCGCGCACGCCGCGTACGAGTGCGGCGTACAGCGTGGCTTCGGATGAGCCATCGGCGGCGACCGGCCAGTCGCGCGCTGTCCACTTGCGCGAAGCGGAATCGAATTCCGCCCACAGCAACACATCGACGAATGCCGGCGCCCGCGCCGCGGTGGCGCCGTCGCCGTTCACCAGCAAGGACGCGCCGTCGTAAACCACGTCGTCCTGGCCACCGACCATGTTGACGTAGGCCATGGCGCAACCGGTTTCCTTCGCACGCGTGGCAAGTACTGCTTCGCGTTGCAGCTGCTTGGCCGTGTCGAACGGCGAGGCGTTGATCACGACGATCAATTCCGCGCCCGCGCGCGCCGCGGCCGCCGCGGGTTCCGGCTGCCACACGTCCTCGCAGATCAACACGCCCACGCGCACGCCGTCGAGCATGGTCACGGCCGCCGCGTGGCCGGGTTCGAACCAGCGCTTGTCGTCGAACACGCCATAGTTGGGCAACACGCATTTGTGCGCCACCTGCGCGACGCGTCCGTCGCGCAACCACGCGGCCGCGTTGTACACCACGCCCTCGCTGTGCGGAAAACCGACCAGCGCGGCGACGCCATCGCTTTCCGCCGCGAGGCGATCCATTTCCGATTGACAGGCGGCCAGGAAACTCGGCCGCAGCAGCAGGTCTTCCGGCGGATAGCCGCTCAATGCGAGTTCCGGGCACACCAGCAGGTTGGCGCCGCCAGCGCGCGCCTCGCGCATCAGCGCGCGCACGCGATCGGCGTTGGCCGCAATCGCGCCGACCGGGAAATCGAACTGCGCCAGCGCCAATCGCAAGATGGCCATGAGTGTTTCCGGATAGACAAAGGCCGCGACGGATCGCGGCCTTGTTATTGTAGGAGGGCCGGAAGGCCCGACTGAAGCCACCATCCACGGCCGACAGAACCGTGATCGCGGCTGCCGCCGCTCCTACATCTTGCTTGCCAGCGTAGCACCGAGGTCGGCCGGCGAGTGGACCGTCGTGACGCCGGCTTTCTCCAGCGCCGCGAACTTGCCCGCGGCGGTGCCCTTGCCGCCGGAGACGATCGCGCCGGCGTGGCCCATGCGCTTGCCGGGCGGAGCGGTGGCACCGGCGATGAATGCGACCACCGGCTTGCTGACGTGTTCCTCGATGAACTCCGCCG encodes the following:
- a CDS encoding NAD synthetase / Glutamine amidotransferase chain of NAD synthetase; the encoded protein is MAILRLALAQFDFPVGAIAANADRVRALMREARAGGANLLVCPELALSGYPPEDLLLRPSFLAACQSEMDRLAAESDGVAALVGFPHSEGVVYNAAAWLRDGRVAQVAHKCVLPNYGVFDDKRWFEPGHAAAVTMLDGVRVGVLICEDVWQPEPAAAAARAGAELIVVINASPFDTAKQLQREAVLATRAKETGCAMAYVNMVGGQDDVVYDGASLLVNGDGATAARAPAFVDVLLWAEFDSASRKWTARDWPVAADGSSEATLYAALVRGVRDYVRKNGFDGVLLGLSGGIDSALTLAIAVDALGADKVGAVMLPSRYTSELSLREAHAQAQTLGVEYFDLPIGATVDAAAATLAPACGELADLTAQNLQARARGVLLMALSNQTGKLLLTTGNKSEMAVGYATLYGDMCGGYAPLKDVYKMQVYALAKWRNGAGNGESGIVNREARQPVSERSARSADAGTIPDSRFPIPVAVIERAPSAELRADQTDQDSLPPYDVLDGILQRCIEGAESQAEIVAAGYDAEDVQRVVRMLYASEFKRRQAAPGPRVSSCAFGRERRYPISNAWR